The following is a genomic window from Armatimonadota bacterium.
CTCGCGCACGGCTCGACCTCCCACCACGGTGGGTTTTGCAGATACAACCGCGCGCACTCATGCGCGAACAGATACATGAACCGCTCGAACCGCGTCAACAACGCACTGGTGATGCAGATCCTCTCGCCGCCGCCGGAATACGATATCAGCGCGTCCGAATCAAGCAGGTAGACCTGGATGTCGGCGTGCGACGGCTCGCGACCGGTGAGTTGAGTGAGCTTCCGCGGGAACTCGGCCCCCCGCAGCGGGTCCTCCACGTCCTCCGCGAGCTTGTTCAACGCTAGCTTCCGCGATGCCCAGTAGCTCTCATAATGTGCGGCATGGAGGTGTTCGCATAGGCGCCACATCACTTCGAGTTCGTCGGTCCCGAGCCGAAGCAACGCGCGCCCAGCCTGCATCGTGACCGTGCCGTCCGTCACGCCGCGGCGCTGCTCTGTCAATGCGCGCTGCAAACCCCTCATGCTTGGATCGTCCGCCATGAGCACCCTCAGGCGTGGGATGACGCCCCCCGCCGCTCCTTGACGGAGATCGGAACGCGCCAGTGCCTGCTTCAGTTCCGGTGTCAGCTCGGCGGGAAGACGTTCGCGATGCCGATCCGCGCGCGGGGCCTCCGGCCCGATGCGGCACGTGATCTGCGCGTGATTGAGCAAGTTGTCGTTCAGCCGGACGTCAACGGACGTCTCGACCAGTAAGCTCCCCAACACCGCTCGCAACTCCACCGCGGCACGCCGCGTTAATGCTGCAGGGATATCACTACGATTCGGTTGCCCACCGTCCCGCGATGGGTCGCCGTCCGCTTCCATGCGGTTGCGTCTCGCGCGCCAGCCGCGCGTAAACGCCTGGATGGTGCACACCGTCGTGGCGTACTCAGCCAAAGCCAACGTGACAACCGAGGTCGGTCCGCTTTCTGCGCTGCATCCATGGCGCAGCAGTGCTCGCGCCGCCTTGACCCCGCCCCACCGCGTCAACGCGCAGGGCTGCCGAGTCGGAGCCGCGCGTGGACTCCGAGGCGGCGCTGAGCGCCACACCTCTATTACCCCAGGGCCTTTACACTGCTAATTCCATACTTGGACCTACAATCCAGTATGTACGCGCGCCAACTCGGGCCTACATCGCCAGTCGCGGCCCTCGCCGGGGCCCTCGATGGGCGATTTTCGTGCCAAACCCGCCCTGAAGCCGGTTCTTCCACGAGCAAATGTTACGAAATGCCTTCAAAGTCATGTGAGAAAGGCCCCGGTCGGGGTATAATGAAGACGGTAGTTAACCAAATTAGAGATGAGCATAGCGCACGATACCCTTCGCGGACGCATAGGTGAGCTGGTGGAGGAGCTGGTCGAGCAGTTGGTCGGTGCCGGCCTCTCGGAGCAGGGGCGTTCATCGGCCCAGAGGTTCCTGGAGGCTCAGCTCGGCGACGAGCGACTTCGGCCATTGATCGAGGCAAAGCTGGACGAGCCCCCGCAGGAGACGCTCGATCGCCTCGTTCTGAGCTTCGACCCGAATCTGCCGGGGGTGACCCTGACCTGCAAGAACTGATACTGGCCGCGCCGCCTCGCCGTTGAACAGCCATAATCGTGACCAAGTCCGCCGGGCGGCGCAGTCCCCGGTAGCGCATGACGAGAGTACAGGTGTGGCGGTGGGGCGCACCGCAGCCCGAGCTGCCGATGGAGACGTAAGAGTTGTCGTACCAGCCGATCGAGATGGAAGAGTTGTTGTACCACAAGTCCCACCGCCTGCTGTGATGTGACGATTTGGGGAGCGTGTGGGGCCTTGACGCCCAAGGCCCTTCCCCCCAGCACGCTCCCCAACTTTCCTTCCATTGAGCCCCCGCTGAGATCCACGTTCGGCCGCTGTCGGCGCCATCCCGGCGGTCCGTGCGACAGGGATACAACACGCGGAAGGCGAACCTCAACTAAACCACCACAAGGAGGGCGGAGATGGCGAAGATTCTCGTCGTTTACTACTCGCTTTCCGGCAACACCAAGGCGATGGCCGATGCCATCGCCGACGGGGCGCGCGAGGTCTCCGGCGCCGAGGTCACGGTCAAGACCGGGCTCGAAGCCGGCGTCGATGATCTCTTGGGATGCGACGCCGTGGCCGTCGGCTCCCCGGATTACTTCAGCTACATGGCGGGCGGCCTCAAGGACTTCTTTGATCGGACGTATTATCCGACCCAAGGCAAAGTGACCGGCAAGCCGTGCGCCTGCTTCGGCAGCGCCGGCGGCCCGCCGACGGTTGTCCTGGAGCTTCTCGACAAGATATGTGGCGCCTTCAAGATGAACGTCGTCGGCTCAGTCGGGTGCAGCGGCACGCCCGCTGACGACATCGTAACGGAATGCCGCGCTTTGGGTCGCAAGCTCGCCGGGGCAGCGGGCTGAGGCAGTGGTTCTCCGCGCACACCGCCGGTGCACCGCGGCACATCCGGGGAAAGACGAGCGCGTTTGCCGGGTCTCGGAGTTGGCCGGGCGGGCTAAGCCGTACCGCCCATGAGACAAACGACATGGCTCCTCTGGTAGAAGGCATCCTGGCTCTGCTGATGTGGCTGCGTCGAGCGGGCGCCATCGTCATCTTGGCCTGGGTGGTGCTCATCCTGTGGCTCGCGGCACGCCGTGCCGGGCGCAAGGGCCTGGAGCTGGCGGTGCTCCTGTTCACCGCCGCCCTCGCAATGTTCACCGTCGCCGTGTTCGCGCGCCGCCCCCCGATGAGTGAGATGGCGGCCGTGGTTCTCGTCTTGCTTGCCGCGCTTCTCGTGGTGGTCACGGCCGCGGTCGTGCTGTGGCTGGGCGTGCGCCGGCGCAAACCGCCGCGCGTCATCAAGCACACCCACCCGCCCTGGGAAAACGGGGGCTGGTGATTACCGCTCCGCCACCCTCACGGCTGCCCGTACGATTTACATCCGCTCCGCCCCACGGTATAATCCGCCTGCGACGGTGAGTGCCATTAGCCGGCCGCTACCCGTCCCAGGACATCCCTGTGCGTGTTGATCGCAGTCGCGACAAGGCATTGACGATCGAGACCAATGGCGAGGAGGAGACCCGCGCTCTCGCGGCACGTCTTGCCGCGCAGTTCACCGGAGGCGAAGTCGTCGGCCTGCGCGGCGACCTCGGGGTCGGCAAGACCGTGTTCGTCCAAGGCCTGGCCCGCGGCCTTGACGCCCAGGAGCCGGCGACCAGCCCCAGCTTCGTTATCGCCCACCAGTATCCCGGCCGCCTGCCGCTGCATCACGTTGACCTGTACCGCCTCGAGCCGGGCCACGTGGACGACCTCGGGCTCGAGGAACTGATGACCTCCGACGCCGTTGTTGCCATCGAATGGTGCGAACGGCTCCCCGAACGGTTGCGGGGACGTGTCTCGCTCGACATCGCCATCGAGTTCGGCTCGCGCGAGCGCGACCGGACACTGCGCATCCGCGCCGTCGAGGAAACAACCGCCGAGCGGCTCCGCAGCATACGCACCGGCACGGCCTGCTGCGATCCCTCCGCTCCACCGCAGCACAAGCAATGACCCTGCTTGCCATCGAGACCGCCACCGATATCGCCGGCGCTGCGCTCCTCGACCACGGATCGCTGCGCGCGAGCCTCGCCTTTCGCCCGCAACGCGATGTCTGCCAGCGCTTGCTGCCGCGCATCCAGGAGATGATGGGGGAGGCCGGCGTGAGCATTGAGAAGGTAGCCGCGATTGCCGTCGGGCGCGGCCCAGGGTCGTTCACCGGCATCCGCATCGGCGTCTCCATCGCCAAGGGCATGGCGCTCGCGCTCGGGGTGCCGTTGTTCGGGGTTTCGACGCTCGCGGCATGCGCCTACCCGGCTCTCGGCTCGGGGGGAATCGCGTGCGCCCTAATTCCCGCGCACGGCGACGAACTCTACGCCGGCCTGTTCCGCGCAGGCGAGACCCTAGAACCGATTGAAGAGGACGTCCTCACCGCGTCGGATCTGATCGCGCGACTCGCGCACTTGGGCGAGCGGGTCACCTTTGCCCCCGTCGCCGCACAGGCGCGCGCCGTGCTGCCGCTGAAAGAACTCAACGTCGAGCATAGCTTTCTGCCCGCCGAGAT
Proteins encoded in this region:
- the tsaE gene encoding tRNA (adenosine(37)-N6)-threonylcarbamoyltransferase complex ATPase subunit type 1 TsaE, with the translated sequence MRVDRSRDKALTIETNGEEETRALAARLAAQFTGGEVVGLRGDLGVGKTVFVQGLARGLDAQEPATSPSFVIAHQYPGRLPLHHVDLYRLEPGHVDDLGLEELMTSDAVVAIEWCERLPERLRGRVSLDIAIEFGSRERDRTLRIRAVEETTAERLRSIRTGTACCDPSAPPQHKQ
- a CDS encoding NAD(P)H-dependent oxidoreductase, whose translation is MAKILVVYYSLSGNTKAMADAIADGAREVSGAEVTVKTGLEAGVDDLLGCDAVAVGSPDYFSYMAGGLKDFFDRTYYPTQGKVTGKPCACFGSAGGPPTVVLELLDKICGAFKMNVVGSVGCSGTPADDIVTECRALGRKLAGAAG
- the tsaB gene encoding tRNA (adenosine(37)-N6)-threonylcarbamoyltransferase complex dimerization subunit type 1 TsaB; translation: MTLLAIETATDIAGAALLDHGSLRASLAFRPQRDVCQRLLPRIQEMMGEAGVSIEKVAAIAVGRGPGSFTGIRIGVSIAKGMALALGVPLFGVSTLAACAYPALGSGGIACALIPAHGDELYAGLFRAGETLEPIEEDVLTASDLIARLAHLGERVTFAPVAAQARAVLPLKELNVEHSFLPAEITWHLATWVGRLAAARLEAGEAGDGIGLAPVYLRPSQAELQADGTP